In the genome of Cupriavidus malaysiensis, one region contains:
- a CDS encoding DUF2760 domain-containing protein — MTDSNPSFLGRISLAVGTFFRILGDREFARGVVRIRDGVPAAPAAAAATPAPAPAPAPAPTPVLKEASPAAALQLLGLLQRDARLVDFVEEDIAGYSDAEIGAAARVVHEGCRAVLREHFTIRPVRAEAEGSRVTLPEGFDATAVRLTGNVVGSAPFHGSLSHRGWMVEEVRLPRLAERHDASVIAPAEVEL; from the coding sequence ATGACTGATTCGAACCCATCCTTCCTCGGCAGGATCTCGCTGGCCGTAGGGACCTTCTTCCGCATCCTCGGCGACCGCGAGTTCGCGCGCGGCGTGGTGCGTATCCGTGACGGCGTGCCGGCGGCGCCCGCAGCCGCGGCAGCAACTCCGGCCCCCGCTCCGGCGCCTGCCCCGGCCCCGACTCCTGTGCTGAAGGAAGCGAGTCCCGCCGCCGCCCTGCAACTGCTGGGCCTGCTGCAACGCGACGCGCGCCTGGTCGACTTCGTCGAAGAGGACATCGCCGGATATTCCGATGCCGAGATCGGCGCCGCCGCCCGCGTCGTGCACGAAGGATGCCGCGCGGTGCTGCGCGAGCATTTCACCATCCGGCCGGTACGCGCGGAGGCCGAAGGCAGCCGCGTGACATTGCCCGAAGGCTTCGACGCCACCGCCGTACGCCTGACCGGCAACGTGGTGGGCAGCGCGCCCTTCCACGGCAGCCTCAGCCACCGCGGCTGGATGGTCGAAGAGGTGCGCCTGCCGCGCCTGGCCGAGCGCCATGACGCCAGCGTGATCGCCCCCGCCGAGGTCGAGCTATGA